From the Prunus dulcis chromosome 4, ALMONDv2, whole genome shotgun sequence genome, one window contains:
- the LOC117626438 gene encoding uncharacterized protein LOC117626438 isoform X2, whose product MGPIFPAFLYRGLREVTTKPMDYHPLVFRLEIPDLVTLIFLSTGGKRCQPVGFLNHAQRWKIGSSSIAHAHRSFSKRKRRRRPKQKQTLLRRKILPLTLLRERAQPNLPMQILGGPREGPTPPSKVPQGRQSIPLLLIRSGPCNWPPLRLPLQ is encoded by the exons ATGGGCCCAATTTTTCCTGCCTTTCTTTATAGAGGGCTCCGCGAGGTAACCACTAAACCCATGGATTATCATCCTTTAGTATTCCGATTAGAGATTCCCGATTTGGTGACTCTAATATTTTTATCCACTGGTGGAAAGAGATGTCAGCCGGTTGGTTTTCTCAACCATGCTCAGAGATGGAAGATAGGGTCTTCAAGCATTGCCCATGCTCATCGGTCTTTCagcaagagaaagagaagaagaaggcccAAACAaaag CAAACACTTCTGAGAAGGAAAATCCTCCCTTTGACattattgagagagagagctcagcCAAATCTGCCGATGCAAATACTGGGCGGGCCGAGAGAAGGCCCAACGCCCCCATCCAAG GTGCCCCAAGGCCGACAGAGCAtccctcttcttctcattCGATCGGGGCCGTGCAATTGGCCACCACTTCGTCTGCCACTCCAGTAA
- the LOC117626438 gene encoding uncharacterized protein LOC117626438 isoform X1, whose amino-acid sequence MSAGWFSQPCSEMEDRVFKHCPCSSVFQQEKEKKKAQTKANTSEKENPPFDIIERESSAKSADANTGRAERRPNAPIQGDTLAGNIMPLQIFLQPRKVPPNLSPQGAPRPTEHPSSSHSIGAVQLATTSSATPVSLYFEGPKLTLMPKNIGNSTFRT is encoded by the exons ATGTCAGCCGGTTGGTTTTCTCAACCATGCTCAGAGATGGAAGATAGGGTCTTCAAGCATTGCCCATGCTCATCGGTCTTTCagcaagagaaagagaagaagaaggcccAAACAaaag CAAACACTTCTGAGAAGGAAAATCCTCCCTTTGACattattgagagagagagctcagcCAAATCTGCCGATGCAAATACTGGGCGGGCCGAGAGAAGGCCCAACGCCCCCATCCAAG GAGATACCCTCGCAGGAAATATTATGCCCTTACAAATATTCCTTCAGCCCAGGAAAGTTCCGCCGAACCTTTCACCTCAAG GTGCCCCAAGGCCGACAGAGCAtccctcttcttctcattCGATCGGGGCCGTGCAATTGGCCACCACTTCGTCTGCCACTCCAGTAAGCTTATATTTTGAAGGGCCAAAACTCACCCTTATGCCCAAAAATATAGGAAACTCAACCTTCCGCACTTGA
- the LOC117626438 gene encoding uncharacterized protein LOC117626438 isoform X3 — translation MSAGWFSQPCSEMEDRVFKHCPCSSVFQQEKEKKKAQTKANTSEKENPPFDIIERESSAKSADANTGRAERRPNAPIQGAPRPTEHPSSSHSIGAVQLATTSSATPVSLYFEGPKLTLMPKNIGNSTFRT, via the exons ATGTCAGCCGGTTGGTTTTCTCAACCATGCTCAGAGATGGAAGATAGGGTCTTCAAGCATTGCCCATGCTCATCGGTCTTTCagcaagagaaagagaagaagaaggcccAAACAaaag CAAACACTTCTGAGAAGGAAAATCCTCCCTTTGACattattgagagagagagctcagcCAAATCTGCCGATGCAAATACTGGGCGGGCCGAGAGAAGGCCCAACGCCCCCATCCAAG GTGCCCCAAGGCCGACAGAGCAtccctcttcttctcattCGATCGGGGCCGTGCAATTGGCCACCACTTCGTCTGCCACTCCAGTAAGCTTATATTTTGAAGGGCCAAAACTCACCCTTATGCCCAAAAATATAGGAAACTCAACCTTCCGCACTTGA
- the LOC117625830 gene encoding uncharacterized protein LOC117625830: MSLEDKDERNKLKAAIETLARSGFFPDPRSVAMITYLFGQVENFAPHLCPFLEEQRIGKDLKQRITLCSAIMRKEIEIACQMQQEVVDIDEQVRQLQERKASIVAKVFEIVRSNRPLEAQLRQDAAAVKAYRERKLMLQSTLSAGDTAMENLRTTLHTFLPDA, from the coding sequence ATGTCCTTGGAGGACAAAGATGAGAGAAACAAGCTCAAGGCTGCCATCGAGACTTTGGCTAGGTCTGGCTTTTTCCCCGATCCACGCTCGGTGGCTATGATCACTTATCTCTTTGGtcaggtggaaaattttgccCCTCACCTTTGTCCTTTTCTGGAGGAGCAAAGGATAGGCAAAGACTTGAAGCAGCGAATTACCTTATGTAGTGCCATCATGAGGAAGGAGATTGAGATTGCCTGCCAGATGCAACAAGAGGTTGTGGATATCGATGAGCAGGTGAGGCAGCTTCAAGAAAGGAAGGCTAGCATCGTTGCCAAAGTCTTCGAGATTGTTCGGAGCAATAGGCCTCTCGAGGCTCAACTTAGGCAGGATGCAGCAGCGGTGAAAGCGTATCGAGAGAGGAAGTTGATGCTTCAGTCTACCTTGTCTGCCGGAGATACAGCGATGGAGAACCTTAGGACTACCCTTCACACTTTTTTACCTGATGCTTAG